aacaactcataaggaaccttgtattaaattttcaaaactttttggtcatccaaaaattttttatccacactttaaaaaaaatttctcaaaaaaatcgaaaatttcagtggtctataaataactcaaaaaaagtcaaaattttttgtaaatttaactatatacagatactactgacattaacatttggtgaaaatttcaagtactttcagtgattagtttttgaattacaaccataaaaaaaaatcgatttggtcgaaaactggttttgcgtaaaaattgccgtttttccgtcatttttttttagtttttctcgatttttttgaaaactgttggaaaatgttaactttttacctctataatgcaccaaggatattcacttttacatcggaaaccacccccatagtttgaaattggagcattatttcgactcgttatgctgtacacagacacaaaaaaaaaaaaaaaaaaacacacatcattgtaaaatcaatacattcatcacttcgttcagaatctaaaaatcgCCCCCAACGTCCCCTCCCTAAAAACCGACACTGGGCtcacttttttttcattgctGAATGGTGATACACTGATACAGTGTACCTACATGTACTCGGTGTTGAATCCAAGTATACTTCAGGGGAGGCGGATGCCTCCCTCTGAAATTTCTTTTTCACCCCTTAACAAGTACAACTTTTAACAaagtttacttatttattaaatgcacAATACTCGTTACAATTACCGCACCTAGCGCAGGGCGCAACTAAtggcatttaataaaatataatttatttatattgccaGAATGACAGTATAGAAACCATCTACTTAGTAATTACTGCAAGCCTTCAAAGTCCACTATATcacagaataataaaaactgtattaaactattaattatacgtTGTAAAAacaagtattacatttttcaaaataagtgtgaatggtttttgattttcaaaagtgacagaattttgaaaatgattagGTAACCACCAACGAACTcacttaaaataacaaacacaGCCACAATGCCTTGTCACGTGAGATGACATAGATAAtggaagaatttaaataaataaaggaaGAAAAATCTTTcctttatctaatatttactatatttactaCGGTACTATAAGAATCTAGTAACAATCTAGTACATCAACTAGAGAtgggaaaaatttaattcatattcaaGAATCGAATCTTACAATTCCGATCAATTAGATGACTGTGAGTTAAATATAGCTTCGTCGCTAAAATCCAGGTGGTCACCCATCCGAGAGCCTACAACGACGGGCGTAATTGACCGCAACACCAGTGCCCCATTCAGTGACTGTCGATTACGTCCAACCTCTACGCGACACTAGGTTccaaagtttttgtttttatttcaatttaaaagttatttaggTTTTGCTTATCTTATTAATGCGATTAATATCGTCGATAACGCATTCGGGTTTGGAGTAAGTTATTAACTTGGTTAGTGATATTTAATGTTGGTTGTACTGAATCGTCAAATCTAGAAATAGTAGACGCGAGTACGCGACTCGATCTATGTTCCGTAACTGAACTTCACTACTTACAGTACTTAGTTAACTTAGTACTTAGAACTTCagttcattttaaaaagtcgACCActgataaatttgaattctgtGCTGACTACCTCATATTGTCATATAACATATTCTACACAACCCTAGACCCTCAGTATCAACAACTCaacgttaaatatttgaagGTAAGACATAaagttaatcaataataatttatttcgtatCTCATATTATGTCAAGTCTATTTGTGTGGCTGGCATAGATGAAGATCATGTTCTATTACCCATTATACTCTGCATCTCTCTTTGTAACTCTGCTTTCCGTAAATTTTATAGATTCCTACACATTcatctatttattatgtttttggtaATGATCCATTACCATTTCGTTTGgcgcttatttttttttcattgtgaaTTAACCACAATACAACGTTCATAACATTCAGACATGACACATTTTTGCGTACTTAAAACTATTCTATAGtaatgtgtatttatgtagatatgtatatgttataatttctataatttaattaaaattttttttattttaaacatgactaaattttttaaaaactaatacctatgtaatgataaatcagtattataattattgatgtaccttttgtataatttttcaaaaagctatagtcaataatatacctacttaacctattttatttggaatcatttaactaattacataggtactcacagttttttataatttattattaatattcttgtaaagaatttaataattttttatctactGCATTTGAGGcttattaataagataatttatttaattttcaactatagtttttttttttttgtaaagtatTGACTCCAATAATTAATAgtcttatttttacaatgaaaaatatataatgaaatatttcaaaatcttctgtgtaaaatgtttaattattattttttaaatattaataggtatttcttTGTTATGTTCATATAGTTAATCATTCATAGCAAAAATGGAGTATGAAAAAATGCTGACAAAGGGCGCATTGAAGTCCATTAtgaacaatgaaaatattaaagatccAATCATGCAAGTTCTTGGTGTAAGGAAAATTACTGCTGCAGGAGCAAATGAAAGATATCGCTTACTTATTTCTgatggttataatttaaattcttttgcTATGTTGGCTACTCAATTGAATGGTATGGTTTCTTCCGGAGAGATTAATGAATTTTCCATCTTACAGATaaaacgtcatattattagtaatttaaccGACCGTTCTAAAGGAAGTAAACAAGTCATGATCCTTATAGATTTGGCTGTTATAGTATCCGGTGATCTTGTAGGTTCAAAAATTGGTGATCCTAAaccaataattgataattctgGTCAAGTAGTTGAAAATGGTACTTCTGCTTCAGTTGACTCTACGCCCCAGTCTAATGCTTTGCCAACACCTCATTCTGTCCATTCTAGTGTTATAGATAATGGTCTTCAAAGAGATATTGATGTTAGCAATATTCATCCTATTAATTCTTTAAGcccatatcaaaataaatggaCAATCAGAGCTAGAGTTGTGAACAAAGCTTCAATTCGTACTTGGAACAATCAAAGAGGTGAAGGTAAACTTTTTAGTATGGATCTACTTGATGAAAGTGGTGAGATACGTGCAACTGCCTTTAATAGTGAATGTGACAAATTTTTTGATATGGTTGAAGTaaacaaagtatattttattactcgcGGTGCAATTAAAACagcaaataaaaagttttcaaatttaaataatgattatgaacTTACACTTTCTAGTGAAACACAAATTTTCCCATGTCATGATTTTGATGATTCTAAAATGCCCgctctaaaatttaattttgttcaattGAGTCAAGTGAAAGATGTTGATGTTGATGGTATAATAGATGTTATAGGAGTTTGTCAAACTGCTGGAGAATTGATTAAGTTAATATCAAAGACTACAAGaaaggaattaaaaaaaagagatGTGACTATTGTCGACCAGTCTTTAAGTTCAATGACTATTACATTGTGGGATACTCAGGCAGAAGATTTTGATGGATCATTGCAACCTATAATTGCTATAAAAGGAAGTAGAATTAGAGAATTCATGGGTAGTAAATCATTGTCACTTTTAGGATCAACTGTAATGCAAATAAATCCTGACATAGAAGAAGCACACCGCTTAAGGGGTTGGTATGATTCACTTCCTTCAAATGTTGAATTCAATAGTATTTCTACCCGTTCTGATGCTATAGCAAATTCTCAGTTTCTTACTATTAAAGGAGCACAACTTGCCCAACTTGGAAGTGGAGATAAAGctgattattatagtatgtactcgtatttgatttttgtgaAATCTGAATCTGCTCTATATAAAGCATGCCCAAAACCAGATTgtcaaaaaaaagttattgatcGAAATGATGGAACATACCGTTGTGAAAAGTGTAATGATGaaactgaaaattttaaatatagattgaTGCTCTTAGCACAATTGAGTGACTCGACTGGAAACCAGTGGGTAACTATGTTCCAAGAAACAGCTGAAAATCTATTGGGCACTACTAGTGCAGAATTAGGAAGATTGCTAGAAGAGTCTAAGGAAGAATATAGTGATGTTTTTCAAagacaaatgtttaaattatttgaaattagagCTAGAGCAAAAATGGAGACATATAACAATGAGACAAGGTTAAAAGTATCTTTAgtcaatataaaaacaattgattaTAAGGTAGCTTCTACAAAATTAATAGCTGATATTAAAAGGTTGAGTGGAATTTCAACATCAGtaatgtaaaaactaataacttttatacttttgtttatagttttttacttagatacttttaagtttaagtttaatataataaatattatataactttttttacatttttatgcttttattgtttaaataagtaaagtaaatagcactaaatttatgaaattatttacgaattaattttaacagaaACAGTTtagaatatgaataatatactacttttataaaatatgtttataagtgtattttaatattgtatcattatatgattgtataataggtaatttataatgaccttttaaaaaaatcatttaaaaattgataaaaatattacccaGATttcaattaagtataataaaatgctaaaaaacaaacactaaATCCATAAAAGTACAAAAGATgcgaaataaaaactttatatttgaACCCATAGTCCATAGATGaccaaattacattttgtgaTGCTTGAAAAGCTATATTCTgtgaatcttaaaaaaaatacataatcctATACTATCTTAGCCCTAGCTATGACATAcctaaaaactttattaaatcatttatccttccaaaaacttaaattagaataaaacaatataatagtaactaAATTTCTGCACAGTAAAGGCCTTTCAATGACATAGAtaggatgtaaaaaaaaaataaataaaaaagctgtatttagatatataaactaaggaataaaatatacactttaCCAAATTAagcaaatttttcatttttttttgaaacttatttatatgaactatataagtacaatGGTGCAATTAGAATTTGTCGGTCGGACTTAGTTCTAAAGTTATGGGCCTGGAAATTGGGtagcaatttaatataagtatttataagtaacTGCCTTTGCCTACTGTCTCCAGTCGTATAACTCGAAGTTCTCTGAACTCCGGACCTGGTAAGTAACAACAACCTTGAACCTAAGACGtataattgtacaaataaataatattcaatagtcATTAATTAACGTAAgtttcaagaaaaaaatgatggaAGATGTGATAAACGTAGCGTTGCGTTCATGCATAAAAGACGCAAAATTGCTAACTTCCAAAGGCCATAACTAAGACCTAACTTTGAAACTAAGTCCGAATTCAGAATGCACTATTGTTCTATTaacttaattagttaataattaatataagtaggtaagttaaaaaaaaaaaaatagtaaatttgcATGGTGTGGTAAAGTGCATTTTAacctaaattattaactatgacaacattgtattattactttttagtttttatttaataaaataaatcaaaatgtatttttaagtaagtagataattattattattttgatcatttatattttatagttgcaGCGTTAgaccaaataaatattttgtacaatacaatatttttcatttttggcGTGAATCTGTAGTATGAacttagtataatactataataaattagaatgattttttaataatattattagttaaaattagttacactacattattaaatattatttttattgaacttgaattattaaattgtattaaattagttttaaattattccgatgattaatgtgtttatattgttatttcatatttgtataatattattacgaattaTCATTATGATCGTAGAAATACTTAGGTAGTTATTTCTatcaagaatattaaaaaaacataccgcggaaatcatatattacatattatataggtattataataaatataatcatatttcataGACGTATGTAAGTCTGTgtcatataatgtataatactaatttaaggCAGGAAAGATGGGTCTAAACGTCTAATGACCCTAGCGCATAGACGTCCTATTAACTTAAGTTAGTACTGCCCTAGAAGTAGGTAGTAGAATGGTTTAAGATTTCTGATCTATACATCTAAAACCATGATAGTAGCACAGTAATAGTGCCACGATTATAAAGGACTTTATAATCGTGAGTAGAGCACATAAATTTatcagtaattatttttgattggcTAACAATGTTTGGCTTCAACTACAACTTTTTCAGAAGATTTAAGACCGTGTAGCTACTATAGCTTACTAGTTACTAGCTTCGACTAttccttatattattaaaaatattattcgtggCATGGAACAcccacaattaaaaatgtataatattaatatattatatttttaattttaattcgagAAACacccttatataataataaacaatatccTCTTATATTGGTAACAGTGTGATAACCTcagaatttttatcattttggatgtattcattttaagctggtattcaattttaatcagCTGTTTTCCTTCGTATCGTACTCATTATTGACCttaccataatttttaatatcatttcaCCCGTACACCATATTTACTGTAACTCCCATCATCGTTTTCGTGAGATCTCGATTGATTTTTCGATTATTAGTTCAAGGCACAGGCGAAAAATTAACTTGTAACCATGTTATCCAGATTGGCTCTTCGTTCAGGTAAATATTctctatattaaaatgtatgctaacagttttgtttaaaatttggtttttatagaACTGTTCAGAGTAGCACCACTGTGTGCTAATGCCGTACGTACCACACAAACTAAACCGGCAGTCGCTACCACTAATGAATCAATCATTGTACCAGGGTTCCCTAAACCCAATGGCCAACCTCAACCGAATCCCTATGACGGACCCGAACGTGATCTTGTAAATTTTCCTAGAATGGTGAGGTTAGAAGAACCTGCTAAAACTAGATATTTGTTCGTGCCCGAAGAGTGGTTTGaagtattttacaaaaagaCTGGAGTCacaggtaaaaatataaaatgtcaataagaTAATCTACATTTTCCTTGTTGTACCTTGTACTTTCAGATTAAttcaatacctaatatatcaAAACACCTCTAAAACTGTATTTTCTAATGtagttagataattttttttattaattttaagacccAGCAtcttaattttgttatgttttgtCTAGcaacattagaaaaaaaagccCTGAAATAAACCTCTgggaaaaaatctatttaaaataatgaaattattgaattataaatgattttttatggcACTAATCCACAATAATTAGAGAACAAtgccattaaatttaattttacttattcattttgactatattcataaaacattttgtttttatgatttttaattcctacattaattataatattgtaaactaaTTTTGAACTCTTAATCCCACcactatattttactttaagggATTAGATGTTGAGTGATAGcacaaatgtaattattaattgaactaTTGAACATGttattcaatttcaatatgttatataaatatgtatgtgttattattattcagatttaaataaataaataaccatgGTGTTATAATTGCACGATTGTGTGGAttacattatgttaaaataaataataaatattattaataactagggcattattatttaatgttaagtgTTTATGTTAGTAAGGGCCAAAgggctttttttttaaattcgctTTAAGTGACTACCTATTTTAGTTGTAAATCTATActgaataatatgtaacatattaagcttataatatattttcatttacttaAGAAGATGttacttctatataatatgttgtctatgcctagtaaaattattttgttagctttaatattaaggtaaaaatattgttaagaaGACTCTACACCCGTATGCGTTGTCTCTatcttacaaatataaaacatagcaATAACTGTTTTGCAGTGGAAAGAACCTAACCTAGCCTTAACTAAGAAACAAAATTTTCCCCACGTATAAAAGAGAACCCTAGCTGTGAAATATTTGATAtcgaaactataaaaaaagttattcaagtttaaaaataatcgtttttgaaacaataataacttttttagtataagtgataaaaaaaaaaaaaaaaaaaacgatatttcTCAACTTAAATTCTCCTTTATATGCGGTGAAAATTTCGTTTCTTAGTTATGGCCTTCTTGGTTCTTTCTcgtataaaacagtttttgctatgttttacatttgtaaGACGGTGATAACACATATGGGTATAACGTCCTCTTAACTGTGTTTGCTAGTcggtgttttattatattttaatttttaagcaaactaagaattttttttatgcatttacttttaaatgtatctcatttaaaaattaaaatattattaaaaaaaaaaaaaaaaatacaaataataaaattttgtttaagtttGTTGATTGgtcaattaagtatttatttaaaattaaattaaagcttACAACACGATGTAGATTCTGTTGAATGCAATTTAGCCATGTTTAACATAGAGAATGCTAGTGGTCTGACAaccttttaatatataattgatgaaaatcattattatatatgtatattgttcatttataGCAGCTTTTCCCAAACTTTTTCTCTGCCGGATCCCTTTGAGATAGTAAAAATGAATGTGGACccccttaataaaaatataatttttgttataatttactatattatagtattttcaatttatgtttGCAAACCCCTAGAGGTCTGCTGACCACAGTTTGGGAAACActgatttatagttatatgctagaaaaatataatatttgtcaaattataatagttagtaAAAATcgaagtgtaaaaaaaaacaaaaatggccATCTAGTTAACCGATTGGCTGTACAATAAgtgttaagtattatttttttatactaaaaaactaGTGAAAACATTCCtataattagaattaattCTGATATAGTTGATTactgataacattttaaaataatacttattaattttaattaatctgtattattatcacttaCCAATTTgtcataattcattttatatattcactGCATTTTACCAATACAGGTAGATAAGTAGATTTATAATGAGTTTTTAAATgaagctaaaataaattattttgatggattaagatatattatatacagtaataaAAGAATCATACAGACATACTGTTAactataagaattaaaaatatgttataatatattgtattttataatttattatttagctaaacattttaaattattctataatgttttttaagtaatgacttaattattacgttattaaaattaaataattttttaatgaaaacgaaattattttctagGTCCATATGTTCTTGCTGCTGGTGTcacaacttatttattaagtaaagaAATTTGGGTTGTTGAACATGAGTTCCCTTATGTGTTGGCTACTATTGGTTTGTTTTATGTTGGATGGAAAAAGTTCGGAACATCTTTAGCTGCTTTCCTTGATAAAGAAATTGATGTATGTattcattgtaattatttttatttaatggttgaaaattaataactaattactaaacatgtataatattttattttatttaggaatACGAAGCATCTTGTAATGCTGGTCGTAAAAGTGAAATTGATGGCTTAAAAGAAACCATTGAACaccaaaaaaaagaaatatggaGAACTGAAGCTCAAAAACATGTAATTCAAGCAAAGCGAGAGAATGTAGCTCTTCAGTTAGAAGCTATTTATCGCGAACGTGCTCTTCAAGCCTACAACCaagtactatttataatagtataaaagtattatataagtgtctataataattttaattgttttaaggtAAAAAGACGTTTGGATTATCAATTGGATTTGGCTAACTTGACACGTACTGTGCAGCAGAGACATATGGTTAACTGGATCATTGAAAATGTTCTCAAATCTTTAACAAATGAACAAGAAAagcaaagttttaaaaaatgcatgaCAGATTTACAAGCTTTAGCTGCAAAAGCATAAATGTAACAAGAGTTAGTGccattttttagaatattgtttaatggtaaataaacttaattacaTTCATTAATATACTCCTTTCACAGTAGATTTCATGTTATTTgtatgagataaaaaaaaattattatttggagtatgatattattaatatcttacacaatattcaaactaataatgttttatgtacTCTAATTATTACATCcaacacaaaataatgttatactgttgtttaaaaaaaaaataaattcaattttaccattatagatttaatttattcttgatATTTGTACATGtggatgatatatatattcctAAAGTAAATGAATCATTTTACTCagtgacttaaaaaaaaaaaaaaaatgttttgtttttagcaggcagtgataactgataataaaCTGTGAAAAAGATCATGGTAGCTCAACTTGTGGGCAGCCCtcaaaaccttttttttttctgttatccTTAGAAGATATGatatgtagttatatattttatattcaaatagagTTATGTAATTTTCAAACAGACTTTCCTTCAATTAATAACAAAGTTATCTCCT
The DNA window shown above is from Aphis gossypii isolate Hap1 chromosome 2, ASM2018417v2, whole genome shotgun sequence and carries:
- the LOC114120034 gene encoding replication protein A 70 kDa DNA-binding subunit-like, whose product is MEYEKMLTKGALKSIMNNENIKDPIMQVLGVRKITAAGANERYRLLISDGYNLNSFAMLATQLNGMVSSGEINEFSILQIKRHIISNLTDRSKGSKQVMILIDLAVIVSGDLVGSKIGDPKPIIDNSGQVVENGTSASVDSTPQSNALPTPHSVHSSVIDNGLQRDIDVSNIHPINSLSPYQNKWTIRARVVNKASIRTWNNQRGEGKLFSMDLLDESGEIRATAFNSECDKFFDMVEVNKVYFITRGAIKTANKKFSNLNNDYELTLSSETQIFPCHDFDDSKMPALKFNFVQLSQVKDVDVDGIIDVIGVCQTAGELIKLISKTTRKELKKRDVTIVDQSLSSMTITLWDTQAEDFDGSLQPIIAIKGSRIREFMGSKSLSLLGSTVMQINPDIEEAHRLRGWYDSLPSNVEFNSISTRSDAIANSQFLTIKGAQLAQLGSGDKADYYSMYSYLIFVKSESALYKACPKPDCQKKVIDRNDGTYRCEKCNDETENFKYRLMLLAQLSDSTGNQWVTMFQETAENLLGTTSAELGRLLEESKEEYSDVFQRQMFKLFEIRARAKMETYNNETRLKVSLVNIKTIDYKVASTKLIADIKRLSGISTSVM
- the LOC114119568 gene encoding ATP synthase subunit b, mitochondrial; its protein translation is MLSRLALRSELFRVAPLCANAVRTTQTKPAVATTNESIIVPGFPKPNGQPQPNPYDGPERDLVNFPRMVRLEEPAKTRYLFVPEEWFEVFYKKTGVTGPYVLAAGVTTYLLSKEIWVVEHEFPYVLATIGLFYVGWKKFGTSLAAFLDKEIDEYEASCNAGRKSEIDGLKETIEHQKKEIWRTEAQKHVIQAKRENVALQLEAIYRERALQAYNQVKRRLDYQLDLANLTRTVQQRHMVNWIIENVLKSLTNEQEKQSFKKCMTDLQALAAKA